A single genomic interval of Agarivorans aestuarii harbors:
- a CDS encoding DUF6435 family protein codes for MFSFLKPNPLKRKRQKYDALLESAMLAQRRGDIMTYSMLSADADELWKEIEQLESQQ; via the coding sequence ATGTTTAGTTTTCTAAAACCTAACCCACTTAAACGCAAGCGCCAAAAGTACGATGCATTGTTGGAGTCTGCAATGCTGGCTCAGCGGCGTGGCGATATTATGACTTACTCGATGTTAAGTGCCGATGCTGACGAACTATGGAAAGAAATAGAGCAACTTGAATCTCAGCAATAA
- the soxR gene encoding redox-sensitive transcriptional activator SoxR — translation MQDRPKQALSVGFVAKRCGIKVSTLHFYETKGLINSWRNHGNQRRYHPDVLRRVSVIKAAQKMGISLAEIKAAFAKLPNQRTPNKTDWEALSQQWRDILNQRIKQLENLRDSLTGCIGCGCLSMKSCPLYNPDDQLASEGQGPVILNRNNQSS, via the coding sequence AGATCGACCTAAACAGGCCTTGTCTGTTGGTTTTGTGGCTAAACGCTGTGGTATTAAGGTGTCTACGCTGCACTTTTACGAAACTAAAGGTTTAATTAATAGTTGGCGTAATCACGGTAATCAGCGGCGCTATCATCCCGATGTACTGCGGCGGGTATCGGTCATTAAGGCTGCTCAAAAAATGGGGATAAGTTTGGCAGAGATAAAAGCCGCTTTTGCTAAGCTGCCCAACCAACGTACCCCTAATAAAACCGACTGGGAAGCTCTCTCGCAGCAATGGCGCGATATACTAAACCAACGTATCAAACAGCTGGAGAATTTACGCGACTCCCTCACTGGCTGCATCGGATGTGGTTGTTTATCCATGAAAAGCTGCCCGCTCTATAACCCCGATGACCAACTCGCCAGCGAAGGACAAGGACCAGTTATTTTAAACCGCAATAACCAGTCCTCATAA